From the genome of Pseudomonas sp. gcc21, one region includes:
- the crtY gene encoding lycopene beta-cyclase CrtY yields the protein MSAAWDLVLVGAGLANGLIAWRLRQLRPELRVLLLEAGAVPGGNHTWSFQASDLTSAQLEWLDPLICARWAGYEVRFLTLQRQFESPYCSIFSERFAEVITADLGESLRTSTAVRSLAPTWVELESGERIEAQAVIDGRGVEASPHLALGYQAFVGQELRLTEPHGLTRPILMDATVSQGQGYRFVYVLPFAPDRLLIEDTHYIDAPVVDAALLREHIAAYASAHGWCIEEVMREEQGVLPITLAGNFAQFWQAAAGQPRSGLRAGLFHATTGYSLPHAVRLAELVSAAPELDAETLFSSIRSQAEQEWRRQAFFRLLNRMLFLAGRPEERWQVMQRFYGLPAGLIQRFYAGRLTLPDKARILTGKPPVPVLAAARAAMTVTPQQLRNRA from the coding sequence ATGAGCGCCGCCTGGGATCTGGTGCTGGTCGGAGCGGGGCTGGCCAATGGGCTGATTGCCTGGCGCCTCAGACAACTGCGACCCGAGTTGCGGGTGCTGCTGCTTGAGGCCGGGGCGGTGCCCGGTGGCAACCACACCTGGTCGTTCCAGGCCTCGGATCTGACCTCCGCCCAGCTGGAGTGGCTCGATCCGCTGATCTGCGCCCGCTGGGCCGGCTATGAGGTGCGCTTTCTGACCCTGCAGCGACAGTTTGAAAGTCCTTACTGCAGTATTTTTTCCGAACGCTTCGCCGAGGTTATTACTGCCGATCTGGGCGAGAGTCTGCGTACGTCCACCGCGGTCCGGTCGTTGGCACCGACATGGGTAGAGCTTGAAAGCGGCGAACGCATCGAGGCGCAGGCGGTCATCGATGGCCGTGGTGTAGAGGCCAGCCCGCACCTTGCTCTGGGCTATCAGGCGTTCGTAGGGCAGGAATTGCGCCTGACTGAGCCGCACGGGCTGACGCGGCCGATTCTCATGGATGCCACGGTGAGCCAGGGGCAGGGCTATCGCTTCGTCTACGTGCTGCCCTTCGCCCCGGATCGTCTGCTCATCGAGGACACCCATTACATCGATGCGCCCGTGGTGGATGCTGCGCTGCTGCGCGAACACATCGCTGCCTACGCCAGCGCTCACGGCTGGTGCATCGAAGAAGTGATGCGCGAGGAGCAGGGCGTTCTGCCTATCACTCTGGCGGGCAACTTTGCGCAATTCTGGCAGGCAGCAGCGGGCCAGCCGCGTAGCGGGCTGCGCGCCGGACTCTTTCATGCCACCACCGGCTATTCGCTACCCCACGCGGTGCGTCTGGCCGAGCTGGTCAGTGCTGCGCCAGAGCTGGATGCCGAGACGTTGTTTTCGAGTATCCGGAGCCAGGCTGAGCAGGAGTGGCGCCGGCAGGCATTCTTCCGCCTGCTTAATCGCATGCTGTTTCTTGCGGGACGACCCGAGGAGCGCTGGCAGGTCATGCAACGCTTTTACGGACTGCCCGCAGGGCTCATACAACGGTTTTACGCGGGCCGGCTCACTCTGCCGGACAAGGCGCGCATTCTCACCGGCAAGCCGCCAGTCCCGGTTCTGGCTGCGGCCCGGGCGGCGATGACCGTTACCCCACAGCAGTTAAGGAATCGAGCATGA
- a CDS encoding glycosyltransferase yields the protein MSHFGVVAPPFPSHFKVFQALAIELIERGHRVTFLNQADAKTWLDDERIGFQMLGRDSHPVGSLAGTLRCAANPGGPLGLRRLIGDMARTTDMLCRELPDQLEALGIDALLCDQMEAAGGLVAEACGRPFVSIACALPVNREPGVPLPVMPMAYEDSERARQIYQGSTRVYDWLMSPHRQTVARHAQRFGLSPREGLHECLSPSAQISQTLPGFEFPRRELPEHFHHVGPLRSAAEASRPLTIELDPDRPLVFASLGTLQGQRFGLFKRIAQACAGLDVQLLLAHCGGLSVDHEEQLRRAGATWVTDFAPQQAVLQHASAVVTHGGLNTVMDAIASRTPMLVTPIAFDQAGVAARVEHAGIGLKASARFAGPGTLRKALERLLSDRDFVPALERISEQALTAGGTRAAADIVEQVLRTGRPVPAEQAA from the coding sequence GTGAGCCACTTCGGGGTTGTGGCGCCGCCTTTCCCCAGTCATTTCAAGGTGTTTCAGGCGTTGGCGATTGAATTGATCGAACGTGGGCATCGCGTGACGTTCCTGAACCAGGCCGACGCCAAGACCTGGCTGGACGATGAAAGGATCGGCTTTCAGATGCTCGGGCGCGATTCGCATCCGGTGGGCAGTCTCGCCGGGACGCTGCGCTGCGCGGCCAATCCGGGAGGGCCGCTGGGCCTGCGGCGGCTAATCGGGGATATGGCGCGGACCACTGATATGCTCTGCCGCGAACTGCCTGACCAGCTTGAGGCGCTGGGCATTGATGCGCTGCTCTGCGATCAGATGGAAGCCGCTGGTGGGCTGGTCGCGGAGGCGTGCGGGCGGCCATTCGTATCGATTGCCTGCGCGCTGCCGGTCAATCGCGAGCCGGGCGTGCCGCTTCCGGTCATGCCAATGGCCTACGAGGACAGCGAGCGGGCGCGGCAGATCTATCAGGGCAGTACCCGAGTCTACGACTGGCTGATGAGCCCGCACCGGCAGACCGTGGCTCGGCATGCACAGCGTTTCGGGCTCTCGCCCCGTGAGGGGCTCCACGAGTGTCTGTCGCCTTCGGCGCAGATCAGCCAGACCCTGCCCGGGTTCGAATTCCCCCGACGGGAGCTCCCGGAACACTTCCACCATGTGGGCCCGCTGCGTTCGGCCGCCGAAGCCAGTCGGCCGCTGACCATCGAGCTGGATCCTGATCGGCCGCTTGTCTTCGCCTCGCTGGGCACGCTTCAAGGGCAACGTTTCGGCCTGTTCAAGCGGATCGCCCAGGCCTGCGCCGGGCTCGATGTGCAATTGCTCTTGGCCCATTGCGGCGGCTTGAGTGTCGACCATGAAGAGCAACTACGGCGTGCCGGTGCGACCTGGGTAACCGACTTCGCGCCGCAGCAGGCGGTGCTGCAACATGCCAGCGCAGTGGTCACCCACGGCGGCCTGAACACTGTGATGGACGCTATTGCCAGCCGCACCCCCATGCTGGTCACGCCTATTGCCTTCGATCAGGCTGGCGTGGCCGCCCGCGTCGAGCACGCCGGCATCGGCCTGAAGGCTTCGGCCCGTTTCGCCGGGCCCGGTACGCTGCGCAAGGCTCTGGAGCGGCTCTTGTCGGACAGGGATTTTGTACCCGCGCTGGAGCGCATCAGCGAGCAGGCACTTACCGCCGGCGGCACACGCGCCGCCGCGGATATTGTCGAACAGGTATTACGTACCGGCCGGCCGGTGCCCGCCGAGCAGGCCGCATGA
- the fni gene encoding type 2 isopentenyl-diphosphate Delta-isomerase, translated as MAHGELVDRKNDHLDIVLDPGRAISPVENPFSAFRLEHCALPELDLDAIDLSREFLGRTLRAPVLISSMTGGAKRAKGINLHLAEAAEQLGIALAIGSQRVAVQTGVDHGLTRELRARAPSVPLLSNIGAAQLAEPQGIDWARQAVQMIDADALIVHLNPLQEAVQGGGDRNWIGVLASLRRLVREIDVPVVVKEVGAGISARVATSLADAGVAVIDIAGAGGTSWAAVESERATNEADRRVAQAFASWGIPTPYAILGARQVLPRSTLIASGGIRDGVDAAKAIRLGADLVGQAAAVLHGATQSTDAVVAHFQILIRQLRIACFCTGSANLAALRQAPIFRDATLLEPWT; from the coding sequence ATGGCACATGGAGAGCTGGTTGACCGTAAGAACGACCATCTGGATATCGTGTTGGATCCCGGGCGTGCCATCTCGCCTGTGGAGAACCCCTTCAGTGCCTTTCGACTCGAACACTGCGCACTCCCCGAACTGGACCTCGACGCTATAGACCTTAGCCGGGAATTTCTCGGCCGGACGCTGCGCGCGCCAGTGCTGATCAGTTCCATGACCGGCGGGGCGAAGCGCGCGAAGGGCATCAATCTGCATCTTGCCGAGGCAGCTGAACAGCTGGGTATCGCGCTGGCGATAGGCTCCCAGCGGGTGGCCGTGCAGACCGGTGTCGACCATGGCCTGACCCGTGAGCTGCGCGCCCGGGCACCGAGCGTGCCGCTCTTGTCCAACATCGGTGCGGCGCAACTGGCCGAGCCACAGGGCATCGACTGGGCCCGCCAAGCGGTGCAGATGATTGATGCCGATGCGCTCATCGTGCATCTGAATCCGCTGCAGGAGGCAGTGCAGGGCGGCGGTGACCGCAACTGGATCGGCGTGCTGGCCAGTCTGAGGCGCCTGGTCCGTGAGATTGATGTTCCGGTGGTGGTCAAGGAGGTCGGCGCAGGCATATCGGCGCGTGTCGCCACCAGCCTGGCGGACGCCGGCGTTGCCGTGATTGATATAGCCGGCGCTGGCGGTACCAGCTGGGCTGCGGTGGAAAGCGAGCGGGCAACCAACGAAGCCGACCGCCGCGTAGCGCAGGCCTTCGCCAGCTGGGGCATCCCCACGCCATACGCCATCCTCGGAGCGCGACAGGTGCTGCCGCGCAGCACCCTGATTGCCTCCGGGGGCATCCGCGATGGCGTTGATGCGGCAAAGGCAATTCGTCTCGGCGCGGATCTGGTAGGTCAGGCCGCCGCAGTTCTGCACGGCGCGACCCAGTCAACCGACGCGGTGGTCGCTCACTTCCAGATACTCATCCGTCAGCTGCGGATCGCCTGTTTCTGTACCGGTAGTGCGAATCTGGCGGCGCTCAGGCAGGCACCCATCTTTCGTGACGCCACTTTGCTGGAGCCCTGGACGTGA
- a CDS encoding polyprenyl synthetase family protein — protein MDSLSVAVEASGLQNVHSIREAVDQRLGEWLPLDATGRDQVANAMRGSVLPAGKRVRPLLLVMAAQGLGCSSPSLIDLGCAVEMVHASSLIIDDMPCMDDAQVRRGRPTIHREYGEDVAVLAAIALLTKAFSLVSSLPNVSAALRAQLVTELANAVGMQGLVHGQYKDLREGATQRSAQDIATTNELKTGVLFGAALNMAALVADATDTQRQSLTKFAQELGQAFQLLDDLRDGATDTGKDPLQDEGKSTLVTLLGPDAARKQLLRHITQADASLTAVYGPNQAVSRFMHKLFDQALAPR, from the coding sequence ATGGATTCGTTATCAGTGGCAGTAGAGGCAAGCGGCCTGCAAAACGTGCATTCGATCAGAGAGGCGGTTGATCAACGCCTTGGCGAGTGGCTGCCCTTGGACGCTACTGGCCGGGATCAGGTGGCCAACGCCATGCGCGGCAGTGTCTTGCCTGCGGGCAAGCGCGTACGCCCCCTGCTGCTGGTGATGGCTGCCCAGGGTCTGGGTTGCAGCTCCCCTTCGCTGATCGATCTGGGCTGTGCAGTAGAGATGGTTCACGCCAGCTCGCTAATCATCGACGACATGCCCTGCATGGACGACGCTCAAGTGCGCCGGGGACGCCCGACCATACACCGCGAGTACGGGGAGGACGTCGCAGTGCTGGCTGCGATCGCCCTGCTGACCAAGGCGTTCAGTCTGGTTTCTTCATTACCGAACGTTTCCGCTGCGCTGCGCGCCCAGCTGGTGACAGAGCTGGCCAATGCAGTGGGCATGCAAGGGCTTGTGCACGGACAGTACAAGGACCTTCGCGAGGGGGCGACCCAGCGCTCAGCGCAGGACATTGCCACCACCAATGAACTGAAAACCGGTGTGCTCTTCGGAGCAGCCCTGAACATGGCTGCGCTGGTCGCCGACGCTACTGACACCCAGCGCCAGAGCTTGACGAAATTCGCCCAGGAGCTCGGCCAGGCGTTTCAGCTGCTGGACGATCTGCGCGATGGCGCCACCGACACCGGAAAAGACCCGCTGCAAGACGAAGGCAAGTCCACCCTGGTGACGCTTCTCGGGCCGGATGCAGCGCGTAAACAGCTGCTCCGGCATATTACCCAGGCGGACGCGAGTTTGACCGCTGTATACGGCCCCAACCAGGCGGTAAGCCGCTTTATGCACAAGCTCTTCGATCAGGCGCTGGCGCCGCGCTGA
- a CDS encoding DUF962 domain-containing protein, with product MKAINQWFDEYGESHVDPVNKMLHWICVPLITFSVLGIFWAIHPAVAILAVALALAFYVALSWRIAVTMLLVSTLMLLVLSLMTNVLVPSLAIFVVAWIGQFIGHHIEGRKPSFFKDIQFLLIGPIWLLGFVFRSLGLRY from the coding sequence ATGAAAGCGATCAACCAGTGGTTCGATGAATACGGTGAAAGCCATGTCGATCCGGTCAACAAGATGCTGCACTGGATCTGCGTGCCGCTCATAACCTTCAGCGTGCTGGGTATCTTCTGGGCCATCCATCCGGCGGTCGCGATACTTGCTGTGGCGCTTGCACTGGCGTTTTATGTGGCGCTGTCATGGCGTATCGCGGTGACCATGCTTCTGGTGAGCACACTGATGCTGCTGGTGCTAAGCCTGATGACCAATGTATTGGTGCCGTCGCTGGCGATTTTCGTGGTGGCCTGGATCGGTCAGTTCATCGGGCATCACATCGAAGGGCGCAAACCGTCATTCTTCAAGGACATTCAGTTTCTCCTGATAGGCCCGATCTGGTTGCTGGGGTTCGTTTTTCGCTCTCTCGGATTGCGCTACTGA
- a CDS encoding hydroxymethylpyrimidine/phosphomethylpyrimidine kinase, translating into MNIPTPSRPVVLCLSGHDPSGGAGLQADIEALIAQGCHAAPTVTALTVQDTQDVSDFRVLDREWVLAQANKVIADMPVSAVKLGMLGSVEMVDTVLELMQRLEHAPLVCDPVLRAGGGGSLGKDDVGYAMRERLLPVARIATPNLPEARILAELPEGDADACADKLLPYCQNLLITGGHGDESEVHNRLYCRDGQQHTFVCQRLPGSYHGSGCTLASTLAGRLALGEELVSAVRTALDYTWRTLRDAEQPGHGQYVPRRLPLDFCS; encoded by the coding sequence ATGAATATACCTACTCCTTCCCGCCCTGTAGTGCTGTGCCTCTCCGGTCATGATCCGTCCGGAGGAGCAGGCCTGCAGGCAGATATAGAAGCACTGATTGCACAGGGTTGTCACGCTGCGCCAACTGTCACTGCTCTGACCGTGCAGGACACGCAGGATGTCAGCGACTTTCGCGTGCTGGATCGCGAATGGGTGCTGGCCCAGGCGAACAAGGTAATCGCCGACATGCCGGTCTCGGCTGTGAAGCTCGGCATGCTTGGCTCCGTCGAAATGGTCGATACCGTCCTGGAGCTGATGCAACGGCTTGAACACGCACCGCTGGTATGTGATCCGGTGTTACGCGCCGGGGGCGGCGGATCGCTGGGCAAGGACGATGTCGGCTACGCCATGCGTGAACGCCTGCTGCCCGTCGCGCGCATCGCCACGCCGAATCTGCCCGAGGCGCGCATCCTCGCGGAATTGCCCGAGGGTGACGCTGATGCCTGTGCCGACAAACTGCTGCCCTACTGCCAGAACCTGCTGATTACTGGAGGCCACGGTGACGAAAGCGAGGTTCACAACCGGCTCTATTGCCGCGACGGGCAACAGCACACCTTCGTTTGTCAGCGTCTGCCCGGTAGTTACCACGGCTCCGGCTGTACCCTGGCCAGCACACTGGCTGGCCGGCTGGCCCTGGGTGAAGAGCTGGTCAGCGCAGTCAGGACCGCGCTTGATTACACCTGGCGTACCCTGCGCGACGCCGAGCAGCCCGGCCATGGGCAGTATGTGCCGCGCCGGCTGCCACTGGACTTCTGTTCATGA